From Camelina sativa cultivar DH55 chromosome 20, Cs, whole genome shotgun sequence, the proteins below share one genomic window:
- the LOC104769401 gene encoding NADP-dependent malic enzyme 2 codes for MGSTPTELPCEDVADNRSGVGGGISDVYGEDSATLDQLVTPWVTSVASGYSLMRDPRYNKGLAFTDKERDAHYLTGLLPPVVLSQDVQERKLMHNLRQYTVPLQRYMALMDLQERNERLFYKLLIDNVEELLPVVYTPTVGEACQKYGSIFRKPQGLYISLKEKGKILEVLKNWPQRGIQVIVVTDGERILGLGDLGCQGMGIPVGKLSLYTALGGIRPSACLPITIDVGTNNEKLLNDEFYIGLKQRRATGQEYADFLHEFMCAVKQNYGEKVLVQFEDFANHNAFDLLSKYSSSHLVFNDDIQGTASVVLAGLIAAQKVLGKTLADHTFLFLGAGEAGTGIAELIALKISKETGAPIDETRKKIWLVDSKGLIVSSRKESLQHFKQPWAHEHEPVKNLIGAVNAIKPTVLIGTSGVGQTFTKEVVEAMATNNEKPLILALSNPTSQAECTAEQAYTWTKGRAIFGSGSPFDPVEYNGKTYLPGQANNCYIFPGLGLGLIMSGAIRVRDDMLLAASEALAAQVTEEHFANGLIYPPFSNIRQISANIAASVAAKTYDLGLASNLPRAKDLVKFAESSMYSPVYRNYR; via the exons atgggaAGTACTCCGACTGAGTTACCCTGTGAAGATGTCGCCGATAACAGATCCGGCGTTGGCGGTGGTATCTCTGACGTCTACGGTGAGGATTCCGCCACCTTGGATCAGCTCGTTACTCCTTGGGTTACCTCCGTCGCTAG tggTTACTCGTTGATGCGTGATCCGCGTTACAACAAGGGACTTGCATTTACTGATAAAGAAAGAGATGCTCATTACTTAACTGGTCTTCTTCCCCCTGTGGTTTTGAGTCAGGATGTTCAG GAGAGAAAGCTTATGCACAATCTCCGTCAGTACACTGTTCCTCTACAGCGTTACATGGCACTGATGGATCTTCAG GAAAGGAACGAGAGGTTGTTCTATAAGCTTTTGATTGATAACGTTGAGGAGTTGCTTCCAGTTGTGTACACACCAACAGTTGGTGAGGCTTGCCAGAAGTATGGAAGCATTTTCAGGAAGCCACAGGGTCTCTACATCAGTTTGAAAGAGAA GGGCAAGATTCTTGAAGTGTTGAAGAACTGGCCCCAGAGAGGGATCCAAGTTATCGTTGTTACTGATGGTGAGCGCATTCTCGGTCTAGGAGATCTTGGTTGCCAG GGAATGGGAATTCCAGTGGGGAAACTTTCTCTTTACACCGCTTTGGGAGGAATCCGTCCTTCAGCT TGTCTTCCAATCACCATTGATGTGGGTACAAACAATGAGAAGTTGCTGAATGATGAATTCTACATCGGCCTTAAACAACGCAGGGCAACTGGCCAG GAATATGCAGATTTTCTGCACGAGTTCATGTGCGCTGTCAAGCAGAACTATGGAGAGAAAGTGTTGGTACAG TTTGAAGATTTTGCAAACCACAATGCATTTGACCTTTTGTCTAAGTACAGCTCTAGCCATCTTGTCTTCAATGACGATATCCAG GGTACTGCATCAGTGGTGCTTGCTGGACTTATTGCCGCTCAGAAGGTGCTTGGTAAAACCCTGGCTGACCATACCTTCTTGTTCTTGGGTGCCGGAGAG GCTGGAACCGGTATCGCTGAGCTAATTGCTCTCAAGATTTCAAAAGAG ACTGGAGCTCCCATCGATGAGACCCGAAAGAAGATTTGGCTCGTGGACTCCAAG GGACTGATTGTTAGCTCGCGCAAAGAATCTCTTCAGCACTTCAAGCAGCCATGGGCGCATGAGCACGAACCTGTCAAGAACCTCATTGGTGCTGTCAAT GCAATCAAGCCAACTGTTCTCATCGGAACATCCGGTGTGGGTCAAACTTTCACAAAGGAAGTTGTCGAGGCCATGGCTACAAACAACgag AAACCATTGATTCTTGCTCTCTCAAACCCTACTTCTCAAGCTGAGTGTACCGCAGAACAGGCTTACACATGGACCAAG GGTCGTGCAATCTTTGGAAGTGGAAGCCCATTTGATCCTGTTGAGTACAATGGCAAAACTTACTTGCCTGGCCAG GCAAACAATTGCTACATTTTCCCGGGTTTGGGTCTTGGTTTGATCATGTCTGGTGCTATCCGTGTCCGTGATGACATGCTTCTCGCAGCTT CTGAAGCATTGGCAGCACAAGTCACAGAAGAGCACTTCGCCAACGGTCTGATCTACCCGCCATTCTCAAACATCAGACAGATCTCAGCAAACATTGCAGCCAGTGTCGCCGCCAAAACCTATGACCTCG GATTGGCGTCAAACCTCCCACGTGCGAAGGATCTGGTGAAGTTTGCAGAGAGCAGCATGTACAGCCCTGTCTACAGAAACTACCGTTAA
- the LOC104769402 gene encoding UPF0664 stress-induced protein C29B12.11c encodes MALNPQLLPNGMPVPFVNEMFVLVRDGVEFEVDKIPGGHGGHVKSKGVIYLSNVRMVFVASKPVENFVAFDMPLLYVHAEKFNQPIFHCNNIAGQVEPVVPENEHRALYSTHSFKILFKEGGCGTFVPLFLNLISSVRQYNRQMQQAAEAAAAAPRVDPLQAAQTPVEQMMRHAYVDPNDPTRIYLQQPSGESQLRRRAYHSGAAEH; translated from the exons ATGGCGCTTAACCCTCAATTGCTACCCAATGGGATGCCTGTTCCCTTTGTTAATGAAATGTTCGTTCTAGTCAGAGATGGTGTTGAGTTTGAAGTCGACAAGATCCCTGG AGGGCATGGAGGTCATGTTAAGTCCAAGGGAGTGATTTACTTGTCTAATGTACGGATGGTCTTTGTTGCGAGCAAGCCTGTTGAGAACTTCGTTGCTTTTGACATGCCTCTG CTTTACGTCCATGCTGAGAAATTCAATCAGCCAATATTTCACTGCAACAATATTGCTGGACAAGTGGAGCCT gTGGTGCCAGAAAACGAGCATAGAGCTCTGTACTCAACACACAGTTTCAAGATCCTGTTTAAGGAAGGTGGTTGCGGGACGTTTGTTCCTCTCTTTCTGAATCTCATATCATCAGTGAGGCAATACAATCGACAAATGCAACAAGCAGCAGAAGCAGCGGCGGCAGCTCCACGAGTTGATCCTCTTCAAGCCGCTCAGACCCCTGTGGAACAAATGATGAGACATGC GTACGTGGACCCTAATGATCCAACGAGGATATATTTGCAGCAGCCATCAGGGGAATCTCAGTTGAGGCGGAGAGCTTACCATTCCGGTGCAGCGGAACATTGA